Proteins encoded in a region of the Gammaproteobacteria bacterium genome:
- a CDS encoding multidrug effflux MFS transporter: MQTTVTRLSLWMIALLSGASALGPASMQILLPALPVIREDFDVSTGIAQLTLSLSMLSIAIATLVYGPISDRFGRKPTLIIGTFITLLGSLFCLIAPTVQLLIFGRIVQAFGGAVGLVVARAIVRDVYGPQESAKIISTLVMVMVVIPMLSPALGGELMTLFGWRSVFVIIAVFSALMLVIMHLRLPETLAEPAPFEGVSGMFGTFRTLLQSGVFRGYAFSVAFVSVVFFSFISAAPEIMVSVLNRPATEYGYYFVMIPAGFMAGNYLSRRYGGHLGIYRIIDLGSKISLLGIGLTLLLQISGLSHPIFLFFPIAIAIFGNGLTLPNAQAGAINEFPRHAGSASGLTGFLQMGLSSVAAQLVAIIYNGTVYPLLLLMLVASTLSLLSFRLGIGDPQNKV; this comes from the coding sequence ATGCAAACTACTGTCACCCGGTTATCCCTGTGGATGATAGCCCTGTTATCGGGCGCGTCGGCACTGGGGCCGGCGTCCATGCAGATTCTGCTACCAGCCCTTCCAGTGATACGGGAAGACTTTGACGTATCCACCGGCATCGCGCAGCTCACCTTGAGCCTCTCCATGCTATCCATCGCTATCGCGACCCTGGTCTACGGTCCAATTTCCGATAGATTCGGCCGCAAACCGACTCTGATTATTGGCACCTTTATTACCCTGCTGGGATCTCTGTTCTGCCTTATCGCCCCGACCGTCCAGTTACTTATTTTCGGAAGAATCGTGCAGGCATTCGGAGGGGCAGTTGGCCTGGTGGTCGCCAGAGCCATTGTCCGGGATGTTTACGGCCCCCAGGAATCGGCAAAGATTATCTCTACTCTCGTCATGGTTATGGTGGTCATCCCTATGCTGTCTCCTGCTTTGGGTGGAGAGCTAATGACTCTTTTCGGCTGGCGCTCGGTTTTCGTGATTATCGCCGTATTCAGCGCCCTGATGTTGGTGATCATGCACCTGAGATTGCCGGAAACTTTAGCGGAGCCAGCACCTTTTGAAGGCGTTAGCGGCATGTTCGGTACTTTCCGGACATTACTGCAGTCAGGAGTTTTCCGCGGCTATGCATTCAGTGTGGCATTTGTTTCAGTGGTTTTCTTCAGTTTTATTTCGGCAGCACCGGAAATCATGGTCTCGGTGCTAAACCGCCCGGCAACCGAGTATGGTTATTACTTTGTCATGATTCCAGCCGGCTTTATGGCCGGCAATTATTTGTCCAGACGTTACGGCGGACACCTGGGCATCTACCGTATCATTGATCTGGGTTCGAAAATCTCCCTGCTTGGCATTGGCCTGACACTGCTCCTGCAGATTAGCGGGCTAAGCCACCCGATCTTCCTGTTCTTTCCCATTGCGATTGCTATATTCGGTAACGGCCTGACCTTGCCAAACGCTCAGGCTGGCGCGATCAATGAGTTTCCGCGGCACGCAGGAAGTGCATCAGGATTGACAGGTTTTTTACAGATGGGGCTCTCTTCGGTAGCAGCCCAGCTGGTAGCAATCATCTACAACGGCACTGTCTACCCTCTGCTGCTGCTCATGCTTGTCGCTTCGACTCTGTCACTATTGAGTTTCAGGCTTGGTATAGGGGATCCACAAAATAAGGTTTAG
- a CDS encoding AAA family ATPase, with protein MTLESATENLDLEPDQGGQGDTATDTKVDDDAINQPVTSAADAELSASVEVLRKLLNNVRLQVLGRDDVIELAIIALVADGHVLLEDFPGSGKTTLAKALGETIVSPDASGSDGILPFRRIQFTPDLLPSDVTGVPVFDANSNAFHFRHGPIFAHVVLADEINRTSPKVQSAMLEAMGEKQVTVDNVTYPLDELFFVIATQNPLDLVGTYPLPTPQLDRFLFKIAMQHIDRDAELEVLQTWRSRRDKSSQSNSVTRDEVLKARHTIDENVHISQAVKTALVDLSISLREDDRVMQGNSTRSLVLMLPALQVRAALHGRNYVSAEDIEVLAPYILQHRVELAPGVGDFRKVLADCMRAPMENLARSTLR; from the coding sequence ATGACACTCGAATCAGCCACTGAGAACCTGGACCTGGAACCTGACCAGGGTGGCCAAGGTGATACCGCCACCGACACAAAGGTGGACGATGATGCCATTAACCAGCCAGTGACATCTGCTGCAGACGCCGAGCTAAGCGCCTCAGTCGAGGTGCTCAGGAAGCTGCTGAACAATGTCCGTCTTCAGGTACTAGGACGGGATGACGTCATTGAACTGGCAATCATCGCTCTGGTTGCAGACGGTCATGTTTTACTGGAAGACTTCCCCGGCTCCGGCAAAACGACCCTCGCAAAGGCTCTGGGTGAAACCATAGTCTCACCCGATGCATCGGGCAGTGATGGAATCCTGCCCTTTCGCCGCATTCAGTTCACCCCCGACCTGTTGCCCTCAGACGTTACCGGCGTACCGGTATTCGATGCCAACAGCAACGCTTTTCATTTCCGCCATGGCCCGATCTTTGCCCACGTTGTGCTGGCAGACGAAATAAACCGTACCTCCCCTAAGGTGCAGTCGGCGATGCTGGAAGCCATGGGTGAGAAACAAGTGACTGTCGACAACGTCACCTACCCTCTGGATGAGCTGTTTTTCGTTATCGCCACGCAGAACCCGCTCGACCTGGTGGGCACCTACCCATTACCCACGCCTCAACTTGATCGCTTTCTCTTCAAGATAGCCATGCAACATATTGATCGGGACGCCGAGCTTGAAGTATTGCAGACCTGGCGCAGTCGGCGGGATAAGAGCTCACAGAGCAATTCAGTGACCAGAGACGAAGTATTGAAGGCCAGGCATACTATTGATGAAAACGTCCATATCAGCCAGGCCGTCAAGACTGCTCTGGTGGATCTCTCCATCAGCCTCAGGGAGGACGATCGTGTCATGCAGGGCAATTCCACCCGCAGCCTGGTACTCATGCTGCCGGCGCTACAGGTCCGGGCGGCTTTACATGGAAGAAATTATGTCAGCGCCGAAGACATTGAAGTGCTGGCACCCTACATTCTGCAGCACAGGGTCGAACTGGCGCCCGGTGTCGGGGATTTTCGTAAGGTGCTGGCGGATTGCATGCGGGCTCCAATGGAGAACCTCGCTCGCAGCACCCTGAGATAG
- a CDS encoding transglutaminase domain-containing protein yields MSDRFFITEPRHTGQSLLPTSFRALIIATAYWVLSLSLTNESGSIAAALGCITACFAIDYLLVKSHLRQSRTPVVLAVCGLAIVAGLSISSSLTGSSLVAGILSPLVSYQAGEFAKWLFISAAITAALRTFALRYSWGTVLEILFVATAFTVTLSAHRNGMIHRPYFIGDFALMRGMDPSAILMAMGCGAVLCLAALLMMENNHRRLPWHFSILGLLCFSLLAYVQFFGLPTPSYTDDLGLTGTESPGSSAQDDNPFRDGENNPDNLQAPVAIVLFRDDYDPANGSYYFRETAYSQWNGSLLDVTGRDDMDRDLVENFTNSSIQVAEGLLSERSRDLVRTSVGMLTPHRRPFGLETPSEYTATPNPNNLRFKRTYDVVSLAPDFPYDDLIGQKTGAPDWSPEVWNEYLQMPDDPRYGELASRLISSLRPEYADDAFAKAFTIKTYLDENGIYSLKNAHAYEDDPAASFLFGDLTGYCMHFAFAATYMYRSLGIPARVGIGYSVPASNRAGGSALLVQAIHGHAWPEIYFEDYGWVILDPAPQQTLVDMTTDPQNNLQQLLGDMLRNEASFGDFLAAEQGSGFPWQAALNSLYLLLAAVILGGYGVKLFRLRVFGGHHRQDLYKLGYRAILDRLSALGYRRRPGESRESFAARMSDLAPTFVTATRQHLAMALGEAPSSETDSRYDWRAANNEILSQLDKKVTRWKKILGTINPYSWVATR; encoded by the coding sequence ATGTCTGACAGATTCTTCATCACAGAACCAAGGCATACAGGCCAATCTCTGTTGCCGACCAGTTTCCGAGCACTGATTATTGCCACCGCCTACTGGGTCCTCAGCCTGTCCCTCACCAATGAGAGCGGTTCCATCGCTGCTGCGCTCGGCTGCATCACTGCCTGTTTTGCCATCGATTATCTGCTCGTTAAGTCCCACCTCAGACAGTCGAGAACACCGGTGGTTCTTGCGGTGTGTGGACTGGCTATAGTGGCTGGACTCTCGATCAGCAGTTCGCTGACCGGCAGTTCGCTGGTGGCAGGCATTCTCTCACCGCTGGTGAGCTATCAGGCAGGGGAGTTCGCCAAGTGGTTGTTTATCAGCGCGGCAATCACTGCTGCCCTGAGAACCTTCGCGCTGCGATACAGCTGGGGAACCGTGCTGGAGATCCTGTTTGTTGCCACCGCGTTTACTGTTACGCTTTCCGCCCATCGCAACGGCATGATTCACCGACCCTATTTCATCGGCGACTTCGCCCTGATGCGCGGCATGGATCCCTCAGCCATACTCATGGCGATGGGATGTGGAGCGGTCCTGTGTCTGGCTGCCCTGCTGATGATGGAGAATAACCACCGTCGCCTGCCCTGGCATTTCAGCATACTGGGCCTGTTATGTTTCTCATTGCTCGCTTATGTGCAATTTTTCGGCCTGCCTACGCCGAGTTATACCGATGACCTGGGGCTGACCGGTACGGAGTCACCCGGCAGTTCTGCACAGGACGACAATCCGTTCCGGGACGGGGAAAACAACCCCGACAACCTGCAGGCACCGGTAGCTATTGTGCTGTTCAGGGACGACTATGATCCGGCCAATGGTTCCTATTACTTCAGGGAAACTGCCTATTCCCAGTGGAATGGTTCCCTGCTGGATGTAACCGGACGCGACGATATGGACCGGGACCTGGTGGAAAATTTCACCAATTCATCAATTCAAGTGGCAGAAGGGTTGCTGAGCGAAAGGTCCCGCGATCTGGTGCGGACCAGCGTAGGCATGCTCACCCCCCACCGCAGGCCCTTTGGCCTGGAAACACCCAGCGAGTATACCGCCACGCCTAACCCCAATAACCTGCGCTTCAAACGCACCTATGATGTGGTGTCGCTGGCGCCAGACTTTCCCTACGACGATCTGATCGGGCAGAAAACCGGCGCCCCGGACTGGTCCCCTGAAGTATGGAATGAATACCTGCAGATGCCGGATGACCCCCGTTATGGCGAGCTGGCGTCCCGACTGATCAGCAGCCTGCGCCCCGAGTACGCTGACGACGCCTTTGCCAAGGCGTTCACTATAAAGACCTACCTTGATGAGAACGGCATTTACAGCCTGAAGAACGCCCACGCCTACGAAGACGATCCGGCGGCTTCTTTTCTGTTTGGGGATCTGACCGGCTATTGCATGCATTTTGCCTTTGCTGCGACCTACATGTACCGCAGCCTGGGGATACCGGCCCGGGTCGGTATCGGATATTCAGTTCCTGCCAGCAACCGCGCCGGCGGATCTGCCCTGCTGGTACAGGCAATCCATGGCCATGCCTGGCCGGAGATCTATTTCGAGGATTATGGGTGGGTGATTCTCGATCCGGCGCCGCAGCAGACCCTGGTGGACATGACCACCGACCCCCAGAATAATCTGCAGCAGCTTCTGGGTGACATGCTCCGTAACGAGGCTTCTTTTGGTGATTTTCTTGCTGCCGAACAGGGCTCAGGATTCCCCTGGCAGGCAGCACTCAACTCTCTGTATCTGCTTCTGGCCGCTGTAATCCTCGGGGGCTATGGGGTTAAACTCTTTCGGCTGAGGGTTTTTGGCGGGCACCACCGACAGGATCTCTACAAACTGGGATACCGGGCCATTCTGGACCGGCTGTCCGCACTGGGATATCGCCGACGCCCCGGGGAGAGCCGTGAGTCCTTTGCTGCACGAATGAGTGACCTGGCACCAACCTTTGTGACAGCGACCCGCCAGCATCTTGCCATGGCATTGGGCGAAGCACCCTCTTCAGAGACAGATAGTCGCTATGACTGGCGCGCTGCGAACAATGAGATCCTTAGCCAGCTGGATAAAAAAGTAACTCGCTGGAAAAAGATACTTGGCACCATCAATCCTTATTCATGGGTTGCCACACGCTAG
- a CDS encoding DUF58 domain-containing protein, with product MLQRLREHFPLTTQGVIALTLTLLALQVFGYGAMDLVVFALSICAVAILLFSLFCVIFGGLLQQLRIRKQINATGHARKPVMLEAGFPNETGFSLPDLKYFPLIKLSWEVVYPDQLLTRLRTESDSNRLLEEIIPQQRCKTSKLTRLFTVSDVLGFCRYSWRQSQSVELIALPRSNTIKALPILRSLTSEDGIPSSRGNPEGDRMEIRPYVPGDSVRNIMWKTYARSRQLNVRLAEKSVFQSNRTVAYLLSSQNDEAAAAVARVAIESGALGDDWVFGADGSETVCEDRESALVAIAASRALDEPFSYGLDNFLRHSSNQAGSHCIVFAAAESGPWTDSLNQTISRFRGQFSLVLATDGFHEPEKVSLWKRLLFTEPSTASNPDSPAVKRPATGKIELGQLLTRLSQSVESTLVVDRATGLSFDQTLRKI from the coding sequence TTGTTGCAGCGACTCCGGGAACATTTCCCCCTGACCACCCAGGGTGTGATTGCCCTGACTCTGACCCTGCTGGCGCTGCAGGTATTCGGTTATGGAGCCATGGACCTGGTAGTTTTCGCACTGAGCATCTGCGCTGTCGCCATTCTGCTGTTCAGCCTCTTCTGTGTAATTTTTGGCGGGCTGCTTCAGCAATTGCGGATTCGCAAGCAAATCAACGCTACCGGCCATGCTCGCAAACCTGTCATGCTCGAAGCTGGCTTCCCTAACGAAACCGGGTTCAGCCTGCCAGACCTGAAGTACTTCCCGCTCATCAAACTGTCCTGGGAGGTCGTCTACCCGGACCAACTGCTAACCCGATTGCGCACTGAATCTGACAGCAACCGCTTGCTGGAAGAAATAATTCCGCAACAGCGGTGCAAGACATCAAAGCTGACCCGGTTGTTCACCGTCAGCGATGTACTCGGGTTCTGTCGCTACTCCTGGCGTCAGAGCCAATCTGTAGAGCTGATCGCGCTGCCACGCAGCAACACCATAAAGGCGCTGCCGATACTCCGGTCGCTGACCTCAGAAGATGGGATACCAAGCTCGCGAGGCAACCCGGAGGGGGACCGGATGGAAATCAGACCCTACGTTCCCGGTGATTCCGTCCGTAATATCATGTGGAAAACCTACGCCCGCAGTCGGCAGCTCAATGTGCGACTGGCGGAAAAGAGCGTCTTCCAGAGCAATCGCACAGTCGCCTACCTGCTATCCAGCCAAAATGATGAAGCCGCGGCCGCTGTAGCCCGGGTAGCGATCGAGTCCGGGGCACTGGGCGATGACTGGGTGTTCGGCGCAGATGGCTCCGAGACTGTTTGTGAAGACCGGGAATCAGCCCTGGTTGCCATTGCGGCATCACGGGCGCTGGACGAACCGTTCAGTTACGGGCTGGACAATTTTCTGCGCCACAGCAGCAATCAGGCAGGATCCCACTGCATCGTTTTTGCCGCCGCCGAGTCTGGACCATGGACCGATTCCCTGAATCAGACGATCAGTCGCTTCCGCGGACAATTCTCACTGGTATTGGCCACCGATGGTTTTCATGAACCGGAGAAAGTCAGCCTCTGGAAGCGACTGTTGTTCACGGAGCCTTCCACCGCATCAAACCCTGACAGCCCTGCTGTAAAGAGACCAGCGACTGGCAAAATCGAGCTGGGCCAGTTGTTGACCCGCCTCAGCCAGTCAGTAGAATCAACCCTGGTAGTCGACCGGGCAACTGGTCTGAGTTTTGACCAGACCCTACGGAAAATCTAG
- a CDS encoding crotonase/enoyl-CoA hydratase family protein: MTFNTIKYEISDRILTLSLNRPEQMNAFTVEMAAELRAAFNRASDDDEVRVIVVTGAGKAFCAGMDLSAEGNVFGLDESLEPDLGTLQDRLNDPEIESGVRDTGGQLTLAIFECKKPVIAAINGAAVGIGATMTCAMDIRIASETARIGFVFNKIGITPEACSTWFLPRIVGMATALEWNLTGAILSADEVCRKGFVTAVYPKEQLLDQAYQMARQIARHSQVALALTRQMMYRNSSAAHPLEAHRVDSLAMFYCSQVSGKEGVAAFLEKRAPVFSDRATKDMPAFYPWW; this comes from the coding sequence ATGACCTTTAATACGATCAAGTATGAGATTTCAGACCGCATCCTCACCCTGTCACTGAACAGACCGGAACAAATGAATGCCTTCACCGTGGAAATGGCGGCTGAGTTGAGGGCTGCTTTCAATCGGGCGAGCGACGATGACGAGGTACGCGTTATCGTAGTTACGGGCGCGGGCAAAGCGTTCTGTGCGGGGATGGACCTGTCAGCAGAGGGTAATGTTTTTGGTCTCGATGAGAGTCTGGAGCCCGATCTGGGTACCCTGCAGGATCGCCTTAATGATCCTGAGATTGAGTCGGGGGTGAGAGACACCGGTGGCCAGTTGACCCTGGCGATCTTCGAATGCAAAAAGCCGGTAATTGCCGCTATCAATGGTGCAGCGGTTGGTATTGGGGCGACCATGACCTGTGCCATGGATATCCGGATAGCTTCCGAAACAGCCAGGATCGGCTTTGTATTCAATAAAATCGGGATCACTCCGGAGGCTTGTTCGACCTGGTTTCTGCCCCGGATCGTGGGCATGGCAACAGCGCTGGAATGGAATCTGACCGGTGCGATCCTGTCTGCCGATGAAGTCTGTCGCAAAGGATTCGTTACTGCGGTCTACCCCAAGGAGCAATTGCTGGATCAGGCCTATCAAATGGCGAGGCAGATTGCCCGCCACAGTCAAGTTGCCCTGGCTTTGACCCGACAGATGATGTACCGGAATTCGTCCGCGGCCCATCCACTCGAAGCGCACCGGGTGGACTCGCTGGCTATGTTCTACTGTAGCCAGGTCAGCGGCAAGGAGGGTGTGGCAGCGTTCCTGGAAAAGAGAGCGCCGGTGTTTTCCGATCGAGCCACGAAGGATATGCCGGCTTTTTATCCCTGGTGGTGA